In Vespula vulgaris chromosome 10, iyVesVulg1.1, whole genome shotgun sequence, the following are encoded in one genomic region:
- the LOC127066959 gene encoding uncharacterized protein LOC127066959 isoform X10, translated as MQDPVLESILEQMRDTEARRTDLERQHAEAQNQLREKIAGRYQGPESVEALQSKIRELEKKTELQMVKHEELSLELTSLRRARSRGPAVGHVTSAIPTSTWPPAGSEIDRIIAKIEQDSSSAGRMLHDLDHARGNITTQQPSATQSILRSSSENLPNLGQHQHPPHPHALNLGMPTQMSHYAGSPMPLTPMMPGCPPLTPNGPPYHYSEPIPPAPSLSTSQSQPAFQQKLQQYQQQQQQQTDLSSSHSQGALPSQQKQQAHTHFTSNQYQESYPHTQTYQQPLQQQQHPSSTSYLTASNQSVIPHYTQPTQTAQSYQLNGSQHGSQQRNFLYDCQQSTTYPNLSMSTHPNGTYSSGASYNPQLSHLNYSVPPSNITQTTLSTLTPYSTASFHSTLGPLTSVPQTVLPFSSVQSTYATSGSTYSTVGTNAFGTSGVGSGRFMRFLIGTTSGSLLQAIGDPLQAMQQLSAQSQANQLQQQAIIQQIQQSLRASSPTATGTTGHHFLGPRQMPKIPTSILTNPLDRLTNENIVSEGQVDMLDIPGKGRCYVYIARFTYEPFQHSPNENPEAELPVQGGDYLLVWGQPDEDGFLDAESLDGRRGLVPANFVQKLIGEDLLEFHQAVLGLRDVDDSASTNIPQVSNCYLQDIDLELAALEEGNRNRQAELSAYAELDNIAEDDEQEPPEVYLFSDLVPAPQHLTLERQLNKSVLIGWTAPENPHQLESYHVYVDGVLKVTVKATERTRALVEGVDSTRPHRISVRSVTHSRRTSRDAACTMVIGKDIALGPTAVKASNVTATSAVISWLPSNSNHQHVVCVNNVEVRTVKPGVYRHTITGLAPSTIYRVTVKAKNLRATHFEDQNAQAVNNFACHVHFKTLPKGLPDPPVDIQVEAGPQDGTLLVTWQPVALNGSAVTGYAVYADGKKVTDVDSPTGDHALVDIHKLMGLNPKHITVRTKSRESQSGDSCATAIPCSVLRSGTSTHLQHGAPHMLDQGQQQQQQSSVIQQDDPNRHRMAAQRYPTAPVPSHMRRQGTRVDAHGQVIIETDENLSDKEIFPGQSISQMAVPEITKDSASEANYSEEDDPSRRGRGMSPHHHRYGPQGPQGPPGAYRSVRMGGPGRPQDAYYDQTGNQRMRGPMYGARVNQAQGGNVHPASGVQQMNKRARRFIALFDYDPTTMSPNPNACEEELQFSEGDTIKVYGEKDADGFYWGECRGRRGYVPHNMVEELKDQNQGGQGQPNRRGPASNERWGDIYASMPMKKMIAMYDYNPQELSPNPDAQVELPFHAGNEICVYGEMDSDGFYMGELNGVRGLVPSNFLIEASNQGQPSQGGRRPPGQSQGPGARGPPPPPREPPPTGHRRSKDACIVPVSVPVCHLDSRQQQQQQQQPLMNNQQHQLQQNNPPHLAYQQANHHSYTTVTTSNQHGPSHLPSGGGVMGAHQQGPLPPHLQQQGKGRGGVGNRAAGSNLPGGMQAPGQHMQPQQQLDYQGQQQQNQPYQQQPNQQNQNYQQSNQGYPQQGQQGFGQQAGQQYQQPQQQQQGQHQQQQQQQVQQSNQGYGQQNQGPSMQSSQPSSKPMRGIPAVLPTAQSKTTPNTTQGQQQQQQPQQQQSTGPNLMQKFTEMAGASAGGDILSKGKELIFMKFGLGK; from the exons ATGCAGGACCCAGTTCTCGAGTCCATCCTCGAG CAAATGCGAGACACCGAAGCTCGGAGGACAGATTTGGAACGACAACACGCGGAAGCACAGAATCAGTTACGTGAGAAGATAGCAGGTCGATACCAAGGACCAGAATCAGTCGAAGCCCTACAATCGAAAATCAGAGAATTGGAGAAAAAAACCGAATTGCAGATGGTCAAACATGAGGAATTATCGCTGGAACTGACGAGTTTAAGAAGGGCTCGAAGTCGTGGCCCAGCGGTTGGTCACGTTACATCCGCAATACCCACATCCACTTGGCCTCCGGCTGGCTCTGAAATTGATAGAATTATTGCAAAGATTGAACAAGACAGTAGCAG tgCCGGCAGAATGTTACACGACTTGGACCATGCTCGAGGAAATATAACTACACAGCAACCTTCGGCCACGCAAAGTATTCTTCGATCCAGTTCGGAGAACCTTCCTAATTTGGGCCAACATCAGCACCCTCCTCATCCACATGCTCTTAATTTGGGGATGCCCACGCAAATGAGCCAT TACGCAGGATCGCCCATGCCATTGACGCCAATGATGCCTGGTTGTCCGCCGTTGACGCCAAACGGGCCACCGTATCATTATAGCGAACCAATACCTCCAGCACCATCTCTCTCTACTAGTCAGTCGCAACCTGCTTTTCAACAAAAGCTCCAGCAAtatcaacaacagcaacaacaacaaacggATTTGTCGAGTTCTCATTCTCAGGGAGCCTTGCCCTCCCAACAAAAGCAACAAGCGCACACACACTTTACAAGTAATCAGTATCAAGAGAGTTACCCGCATACGCAAACTTATCAGCAACCGCTTCAACAGCAACAACACCCGAGCTCGACTTCGTACCTGACAGCGTCGAATCAAAGTGTGATACCTCATTATACGCAGCCAACTCAAACTGCGCAAAGTTATCAATTAAATGGCAGTCAGCATGGTTCTCAACAG aggaacttTTTATACGATTGTCAACAGTCCACGACATACCCTAATCTATCAATGTCGACGCATCCTAATGGGACGTACAGTTCAGGAGCTTCTTACAACCCTCAACTGTCTCACCTTAATTATTCGGTTCCGCCGTCGAATATCACGCAAACGACCTTATCAACGTTGACACCATATTCGACGGCATCCTTCCATTCAACGTTAGGGCCGCTTACGAGCGTTCCTCAAAccgttcttcctttctcgagCGTTCAAAGCACCTATGCTACAAGCGGCTCGACTTATTCCACTGTCGGGACCAATGCTTTCGGCACCTCGGGCGTCGGCTCGG GACGTTTTATGCGATTTCTCATAGGCACTACATCAGGAAGCTTGTTACAAGCAATAGGAGATCCTTTACAAGCGATGCAACAACTTTCTGCTCAATCGCAAGCCAATCAATTGCAACAACAAGCGATTATTCAACAAATACAACAAAGTTTGCGAGCTAGTTCGCCAACGGCGACAGGCACAACGGGTCACCATTTTCTTGGTCCAAGACAAATGCCAAAAATCCCTACTAGTATACTTACTAATCCTTTAGATAGATTGACCAATGAAAATATAGTATCTGAAGGTCAAGTCGACATGTTGGATATACCTGGCAAGGGTAGATGTTACGTTTACATAGCTCGCTTCACTTACGAGCCCTTTCAGCATTCGCCTAATGAAAATCCAGAAGCTGAGTTACCCGTACAGGGCGGGGATTACCTTCTTGTTTGGGGTCAACCAGACGAGGATGGTTTCCTTGACGCTGAATCTCTCGATGGAAGGCGTGGTCTCGTACCTGCTAACTTTGTACAAAAGTTAATCGGTGAAGATCTGTTGGAATTTCATCAAGCTGTCCTCGGCCTTAGAGACGTCGATGATTCTGCTTCAACGAATATTCCACAAGTGAGCAAT TGCTATCTGCAGGACATCGATCTAGAATTAGCAGCTTTAGAAGAGGGAAATCGAAATCGACAAGCTGAGTTATCTGCTTACGCTGAATTAGACAATATTGCGGAAGATGACGAACAAGAACCACCAG AAGTCTACCTGTTTTCGGACCTAGTTCCGGCGCCGCAGCACCTCACTCTCGAACGACAACTCAACAAGAGTGTCCTGATTGGGTGGACCGCTCCTGAAAATCCTCATCAACTAGAATCCTATCATGTCTACGTGGATGGTGTACTGAAGGTTACCGTCAAAGCTACGGAAAGAACGAGGGCATTGGTCGAAGGAGTTGATTCTACTAGG CCCCACAGAATAAGCGTACGATCGGTGACGCATTCGAGAAGAACATCAAGGGACGCAGCTTGTACAATGGTGATCGGCAAAGATATTGCTTTGGGTCCAACTGCCGTAAAAGCATCCAACGTGACAGCAACCAGCGCCGTGATATCATGGTTGCCAAGTAATAGTAATCATCAACACGTAGTTTGCGTGAATAACGTCGAAGTCAGGACCGTGAAGCCAGGAGTTTACAGACATACGATCACCGGTTTGGCACCCTCGACGATCTATAGGGTAACGGTGAAAGCGAAAAATTTAAGAGCAACGCATTTTGAGGATCAAAATGCACAAGCGGTAAACAATTTTGCCTGTCATGTCCACTTTAAGACATTGCCCAAAGGATTGCCAGATCCTCCGGTCGATATCCAG GTGGAGGCTGGACCGCAGGACGGCACTTTGCTAGTGACCTGGCAGCCTGTTGCCCTAAACGGTTCGGCCGTCACCGGTTACGCGGTGTATGCCGATGGAAAAAAAGTCACCGACGTTGACAGTCCCACCGGTGATCACGCTTTGGTCGACATACACAAACTTATGGGCCTGAATCCAAAACACATAACAGTCCGTACGAAGAGTAGGGAGAGTCAATCGGGTGACAGTTGTGCTACAGCGATACCTTGCAGCGTTCTTCGAAGTGGTACGAGTACTCATTTGCAACACGGTGCTCCACACATGCTCGATCAAggccaacaacaacaacaacaatcgaGCGTTATACAACAGGACGATCCGAACCGTCATCGTATGGCAGCTCAGCGATATCCTACTGCACCTGTTCCATCGCACATGAGAAGACAAGGTACCAGAGTCGATGCGCATGGTCAAGTAATCATTGAAACAGATGAAAACCTCTCCGACAAGGAAATATTTCCAGGACAGAGCATCTCTCAAATGG CTGTTCCAGAAATCACGAAGGATTCTGCCAGCGAAGCCAACTATAGCGAAGAGGATGATCCATCCCGAAGAGGTCGTGGAATGTCACCTCATCATCATCGATACGGTCCTCAAGGCCCTCAAGGACCACCTGGAGCATATAGATCGGTTAGAATGGGAGGACCTGGTAGACCTCAGGATGCTTATTACGATCAAACag GTAATCAAAGGATGAGAGGACCTATGTATGGAGCTAGAGTAAATCAAGCTCAAGGTGGCAACGTTCATCCAGCAAGTGGCGTTcaacaaatgaataaaaggGCACGCCGATTCATCGCATTGTTCGATTACGATCCAACTACTATGTCACCAAATCCTAACGCTTGCGAGGAAGAATTACAATTCTCCGAAGGAGACACCATCAAg GTATATGGTGAAAAGGATGCCGATGGTTTTTATTGGGGCGAATGTCGTGGTAGACGAGGATACGTGCCGCATAATATGGTTGAGGAATTAAAAGATCAAAATCAAGGTGGTCAAGGACAACCTAATAGACGAGGTCCTGCATCCAATGAAAGATGGGGGGATATTTATGCGAGTATGCCtatgaagaaaatgatagCGATGTACGATTATAATCCACAGGAACTCTCACCTAATCCGGATGCG CAAGTCGAATTACCGTTCCATGCGGGTAATGAAATTTGTGTTTATGGTGAAATGGACTCCGATGGATTTTACATGGGTGAACTTAACGGAGTTCGCGGTTTAGTGCCAAGTAATTTCCTCATAGAAGCATCTAACCAGGGTCAACCTTCTCAAGGAGGTAGAAGGCCACCGGGACAAAGTCAAGGACCCGGTGCGAGGGGTCCACCACCCCCACCACGAGAACCTCCGCCAACTGGGCACCGTCGTAGTAAAG ATGCCTGCATTGTGCCTGTGTCTGTCCCTGTCTGTCACTTAGACTCtagacaacaacaacaacaacaacaacaaccactAATGAACAACCAACAACATCAACTACAACAAAACAATCCACCGCATCTAGCGTACCAACAAGCGAATCACCATAGCTATACGACTGTAACCACGTCTAATCAGCATGGGCCCAGTCACTTGCCTTCCGGCGGTGGTGTCATGGGTGCCCACCAGCAAGGGCCCCTTCCACCCCACCTTCAACAACAG GGGAAGGGGAGGGGAGGCGTGGGCAATCGAGCCGCTGGTAGTAACTTGCCAGGTGGTATGCAGGCTCCGGGACAACACATGCAACCGCAACAGCAGCTCGATTATCAAGGTCAGCAGCAACAAAATCAACCGTATCAACAACAGCCGAATCAACAGAATCAGAATTATCAGCAATCAAACCAGGGATACCCGCAACAAGGACAACAGGGCTTTGGACAGCAAGCTGGACAACAGTATCAACAAccgcaacaacaacaacagggACAGcatcaacagcagcagcagcagcaggtGCAACAATCGAATCAAGGATATGGTCAACAAAACCAAGGACCATCGATGCAGAGTTCACAGCCAAGCAGCAAACCTATGAGGGGTATACCCGCTGTCCTTCCAACTGCTCAAAGCAAAACTACACCGAACACTACACAAGgccaacaacaacagcaacagccaCAACAGCAGCAGAGTACGGGTCCGAATCTAATGCAAAAATTTACAGAAATGGCAGGTGCCAGTGCAGGCGGAGACATTCTCTCGAAGGGCAAAGAGCTTATCTTTATGAAGTTTGGCTTGGGCAAGTGA